In the genome of Microcoleus vaginatus PCC 9802, the window GCCCGCGCGCGGAGCTCCGGGCGATCGCAAAGACGCAGGCAGCCGCGATCCTCACAACTTTTTAGCTTTGATTCCCGCTACAAATATAGGGTTGACAGCGATCGCACATCCGACTTTTTGGCTATACTTGCCGGCTTCATTGCCCGATAACATTCCCTTTGAGTTTGTGCTGCGCGACGAACAGCAAGAAGTAGTTTTCCGAACAGTTTTTGAGCTAGAAAAAGCAGCGGGAATTGCGAGTTTTTCCTTGCCGCCCAATTCACCTCCTCTGGAAATTGGCAAGAAGTATCAGTGGTGCTTTTTCTGCGGGAATATCTCCCGCCAGGGGTGGGTTGAGCGGGTGGCAATGAAACCAGAAATTTTGGTTCAGCTAGAAACAGCAGCGCTGAGGCAGCGCGTTTTGCTGTTTGCTAAACACGGTTT includes:
- a CDS encoding DUF928 domain-containing protein yields the protein MNVTKLLLQQAALNVLVALTMVQPGLAAMLADSSSGEPNLLPQVLAYEPPARGAPGDRKDAGSRDPHNFLALIPATNIGLTAIAHPTFWLYLPASLPDNIPFEFVLRDEQQEVVFRTVFELEKAAGIASFSLPPNSPPLEIGKKYQWCFFCGNISRQGWVERVAMKPEILVQLETAALRQRVLLFAKHGLWYETLTELVALRGKLLSQLHAATLEERLLIYAENDLRYEALAELSGFEKISSLATLDADWEALWEHPFVRLHGIVSPP